In Methylomagnum ishizawai, one DNA window encodes the following:
- a CDS encoding ATP-binding protein: MLDFSIFISSPGDVDDERRRAEQVIHTLQHEFDGYVRLEPIFWEHRPQSAQQHFQEQIGKLPSQTDLVVCLLWSRLGTRLPEDKFRREDGTSYRSGTEFEFEDAIAGYRQRKTPDLWVYRKIDPFIYRDVKTDAELEDRRRQKSLLDEFIRHWLGGADDHFKAGFNSYADPKEFERQFAGHLRAVLRERCPQYRTDSPELPAWTRDQSPYRGLEFFDLEHAPVFHGRAAAVHAVLEQLGAQAGSGRSFLLVLGASGVGKSSLLRAGLLHALVEARRVPGVDLWRYAVFRPADAPDGDLLLGLATELLAEKHRNDALPALPELAQAGFATPEALAKLLRRHPDGLAGPLGVALDAAAGALGRERGWRFEPVARLVLVVDPLEEIFRYGEAERDGLLAALHALAASGRVWVVAGMRAEFYPEAAAHPVLGGLKAGAGQYDLPPPDPAELGEIIRFPALAAGMKFELREGRGLDAALLESAAANPSALPLLEFALDELYRRAHGRGEKVLCFADYADLGGLEGAVAQAAETAVLALGETRLGTVRDVFRQLVGLDHGQPLRRRAAWAVFDAAGQREAVEALVKARLLSSDDAGADHAATVEPVHEALLRSWERLAGWIKDDAEILAIRARMEELAGQWREAGRDEGYLLNRGKQEQDARLLLRQAWVRLDADGREFLDLSLRRIRGRRWVLRLTVGGVVVAFLAVAGGFGYVNYQERKKSETAAGLALEVVNRLTYDLPDRLKNRPGTLQILQETFEQNADLLRRIDELRGETTESEREKAANLNKRGDQRLAMNDLPGALESYRASHVVFEKLAAQDPANAGWQRDLSVSHDRIGEVQRAQGDLAGALASYRASLALREKLAAQDPANAGWQRDLSVSHDRIGEVQSAQGDLAGALASFRASLAIAEKLAAQDPANAGWQRDLSVSYNKVGEVQSAQGDLAGALASYRADLAIAEKLAAQDPANAGWQRDLSVSYNKVGDVQSAQGDLAGALASFRASLALREKLAAQDPANAGWQYDLGISHERIGSVLSDQGDLAGALREFQAKKDIISRLAAQDPANAGWQRDLSVSYNKVGEVQSAQGDLAGALASYRASLAIAEKLAAQDPANAGWQRDLSVSYNKVGEVQSAQGDLAGALASYRADLAIAEKLAAQDPANAGWQGDLAFSHGKLGLLLLKSEKPAEALAEFRAARALLEPLVAKAPDHAQWRKAWEGMKQAIAMLEASGDKPQRRGGR, encoded by the coding sequence ATGCTGGATTTTTCCATCTTCATTTCTTCGCCGGGCGATGTGGACGATGAGCGCCGCCGCGCCGAACAAGTCATCCACACGCTACAACACGAATTCGACGGCTATGTGCGTTTGGAACCCATCTTCTGGGAACACCGGCCACAGAGCGCCCAGCAGCATTTCCAAGAGCAAATCGGGAAACTGCCCAGCCAAACCGACTTGGTGGTGTGCCTCCTGTGGTCGCGGTTGGGGACACGCTTGCCGGAGGATAAATTCCGGCGCGAAGACGGTACGTCCTACCGTTCCGGCACCGAGTTCGAGTTCGAGGACGCCATCGCGGGTTATCGCCAGCGCAAGACGCCCGACCTCTGGGTCTACCGTAAGATCGACCCTTTCATTTACCGGGATGTGAAGACCGACGCCGAACTGGAAGACCGTCGGCGGCAGAAGTCCCTGCTGGATGAATTCATCCGGCATTGGCTGGGCGGGGCCGACGACCATTTCAAGGCCGGATTCAACAGCTACGCCGACCCCAAGGAGTTCGAGCGCCAATTCGCCGGGCATTTGCGGGCGGTGTTGCGGGAGCGCTGTCCGCAGTACCGCACCGACAGCCCGGAGTTGCCGGCCTGGACCCGCGACCAATCGCCTTATCGCGGCCTGGAGTTTTTCGATCTGGAACACGCGCCGGTTTTCCATGGCCGCGCCGCCGCCGTCCACGCGGTGTTGGAGCAACTGGGGGCGCAGGCGGGGTCGGGCCGTTCCTTCCTGCTGGTGCTGGGGGCCAGCGGGGTGGGCAAGTCTTCCTTGTTGCGGGCGGGATTGCTGCACGCCTTGGTGGAGGCGCGGCGGGTGCCGGGCGTGGACCTATGGCGTTATGCGGTGTTCCGGCCCGCCGACGCGCCGGACGGGGATTTGCTACTGGGTTTGGCGACCGAATTGCTGGCGGAAAAGCATAGGAACGACGCGCTGCCGGCCTTGCCGGAACTGGCCCAGGCCGGGTTCGCCACGCCGGAGGCTTTGGCCAAACTGTTGCGCCGCCACCCGGACGGTTTGGCCGGACCTTTAGGCGTGGCCTTGGACGCCGCCGCCGGGGCTTTGGGCCGGGAGCGCGGTTGGCGGTTCGAGCCGGTGGCGCGTCTGGTCTTGGTGGTGGACCCCTTGGAGGAAATCTTCCGCTATGGGGAGGCGGAGCGGGATGGGTTATTGGCGGCTTTGCATGCCTTGGCCGCGAGCGGGCGGGTGTGGGTGGTGGCCGGGATGCGGGCGGAGTTCTACCCGGAAGCCGCCGCGCATCCGGTGTTGGGTGGGTTGAAGGCGGGGGCGGGGCAGTACGATTTGCCGCCGCCGGACCCGGCGGAATTGGGCGAGATCATCCGGTTCCCGGCCCTGGCCGCCGGGATGAAGTTCGAACTGCGCGAGGGGCGCGGCCTGGATGCCGCGCTGTTGGAGAGCGCCGCCGCCAATCCAAGCGCCTTGCCCTTGTTGGAATTCGCCTTGGACGAGTTGTACCGGCGCGCCCATGGGCGCGGGGAAAAGGTGTTGTGCTTCGCCGATTATGCGGATTTGGGCGGTTTGGAGGGCGCGGTGGCGCAGGCGGCGGAGACTGCCGTGTTGGCTTTGGGCGAAACGCGACTGGGGACGGTGCGGGATGTGTTCCGGCAATTGGTGGGCCTGGACCATGGCCAGCCCTTGCGGCGGCGGGCGGCTTGGGCGGTGTTCGACGCCGCGGGGCAGCGGGAGGCGGTGGAAGCCTTGGTCAAAGCGCGGTTGTTGAGCAGCGACGATGCCGGGGCCGACCATGCGGCCACGGTGGAGCCGGTGCATGAGGCTTTGTTGCGGTCCTGGGAGCGCTTGGCCGGGTGGATCAAGGACGATGCGGAAATCCTGGCGATCCGCGCCCGGATGGAGGAGCTGGCCGGGCAATGGCGGGAGGCGGGGCGCGACGAGGGCTATCTGTTGAACCGGGGCAAGCAGGAGCAGGATGCGCGCCTGTTGTTGCGGCAGGCTTGGGTGCGGTTGGACGCGGACGGGCGGGAATTCTTGGATTTGTCGTTGCGGCGGATACGGGGGCGGCGCTGGGTGTTGCGGCTGACGGTGGGCGGGGTGGTTGTGGCGTTCCTGGCGGTGGCGGGCGGGTTCGGCTATGTGAATTACCAGGAGCGGAAGAAGTCGGAGACCGCCGCTGGCTTGGCTTTGGAGGTGGTTAATCGGCTGACTTATGACTTGCCTGACCGGCTCAAGAATCGCCCCGGCACGCTGCAAATCCTGCAAGAGACTTTCGAGCAGAACGCGGATTTGCTGCGGCGGATTGATGAGTTGCGAGGGGAAACAACGGAATCCGAGCGGGAAAAAGCAGCGAATCTCAACAAACGCGGGGATCAACGCTTGGCCATGAACGACTTGCCGGGTGCTTTGGAAAGCTATCGGGCCAGCCATGTTGTTTTTGAAAAGCTGGCGGCGCAAGACCCGGCCAACGCCGGTTGGCAGCGCGACCTGTCGGTCAGCCATGACAGGATCGGCGAGGTGCAGCGCGCGCAGGGCGACTTGGCCGGGGCGCTGGCGAGCTACCGGGCCAGCCTCGCCCTCCGCGAAAAGCTGGCGGCGCAAGACCCGGCCAACGCTGGTTGGCAGCGCGACCTGTCGGTGAGCCATGACAGGATCGGCGAGGTGCAGAGCGCGCAGGGCGACTTGGCCGGGGCGCTGGCGAGCTTCCGGGCCAGCCTCGCTATTGCCGAAAAGCTGGCGGCGCAAGACCCGGCCAACGCCGGTTGGCAGCGCGACCTGTCGGTCAGCTACAACAAGGTCGGCGAGGTGCAGAGCGCGCAGGGCGACTTGGCCGGGGCGCTGGCGAGCTACCGGGCGGACCTCGCTATTGCCGAAAAGCTGGCGGCGCAAGACCCGGCCAACGCCGGTTGGCAGCGCGACCTGTCGGTCAGCTACAACAAGGTCGGCGACGTGCAGAGCGCGCAGGGCGACTTGGCCGGGGCGCTGGCGAGTTTCCGGGCCAGCCTCGCCCTCCGCGAAAAGCTGGCGGCGCAAGACCCGGCCAACGCCGGTTGGCAATACGATCTTGGAATAAGTCACGAGCGAATAGGCTCTGTGCTTTCCGACCAAGGAGACTTGGCCGGTGCCTTACGCGAGTTTCAGGCTAAAAAAGACATCATCTCCCGGCTGGCGGCGCAAGACCCGGCCAACGCCGGTTGGCAGCGCGACCTGTCGGTCAGCTACAACAAGGTCGGCGAGGTGCAGAGCGCGCAGGGCGACTTGGCCGGGGCGCTGGCGAGCTACCGGGCCAGCCTCGCTATTGCCGAAAAGCTGGCGGCGCAAGACCCGGCCAACGCCGGTTGGCAGCGCGACCTGTCGGTCAGCTACAACAAGGTCGGCGAGGTGCAGAGCGCGCAGGGCGACTTGGCCGGGGCGCTGGCGAGCTACCGGGCGGACCTCGCTATTGCCGAAAAGCTGGCGGCGCAAGACCCGGCCAACGCCGGTTGGCAAGGCGATCTGGCCTTCAGCCACGGCAAGCTGGGCCTGCTGTTGCTGAAATCGGAAAAGCCCGCCGAAGCCCTGGCTGAATTCCGTGCCGCCCGCGCCCTCCTCGAACCCCTGGTTGCCAAAGCTCCGGACCATGCCCAATGGCGGAAGGCGTGGGAAGGCATGAAGCAGGCAATCGCCATGCTTGAAGCCTCTGGCGATAAACCGCAACGGCGCGGCGGGCGATAA